The Epinephelus lanceolatus isolate andai-2023 chromosome 11, ASM4190304v1, whole genome shotgun sequence genome window below encodes:
- the rtn4rl1a gene encoding reticulon-4 receptor-like 1, translating into MFRRGYGGVELLLVLCGLDLSLPCPRHCICYTSPSTVSCQAHNFHAVPEGIPAQSERVFLQNNKIQRLLRGHFSPTTTMLWLYSNNISYIQPSTFHGFDRLEELDLGDNRHLKAVASDTFLGLGRLHALHLYHCGLISLPPGIFAGLHNLQYLYLQDNQLEFLEDDLFIDLLNLSHLFLHGNKLWSLRQNTFRGLGVLDRLLLHQNRIQWVDRQAFHDLRRLTTLYLFNNSLTELSGSSLTLLPALEYLRLNDNPWECDCKALSLWDWLRRFRGSTSSLICVSPPELAQKDLKSLKKEELPSCLSGEGHARGTPGREMEHGESLNHLNRHRNHHNHHQRPYLPHGDQYSLPSPSPLPRPPKGGRRNCTRRGRKAKGGLNEVQVLREGGEKDYAPDGSKYDLSGTGRRKNKCIPRTSVGPPIGVQRANNKAGSHFADYIFCLPPALLLSLISVILR; encoded by the exons GTTATGGTGGGGTGGAGCTACTGTTGGTGCTGTGTGGCCTGgatctctctctgccctgccCTCGCCACTGCATCTGCTACACTTCACCTAGCACAGTCTCCTGCCAGGCCCACAACTTCCATGCCGTGCCCGAGGGCATCCCTGCCCAGAGCGAGCGCGTCTTCCTGCAGAACAACAAGATCCAGCGGCTGCTCCGCGGCCACTTCTCGCCCACCACCACCATGTTGTGGCTTTACTCCAACAACATCTCCTACATACAGCCATCCACCTTCCACGGCTTTGATCGCCTGGAGGAGCTCGACCTCGGGGACAACAGGCACCTGAAGGCGGTTGCTTCAGACACTTTCCTGGGCCTGGGCAGGCTACACGCCCTGCACCTATACCACTGTGGCCTGATCAGCCTGCCTCCAGGGATCTTTGCGGGCCTCCATAATCTCCAGTATCTCTACCTACAG GACAACCAGTTGGAGTTCCTGGAGGACGACCTGTTCATCGACCTTCTGAACCTCAGTCATCTCTTCCTGCATGGCAATAAACTATGGAGCCTTCGCCAGAACACTTTCCGTGGTCTGGGGGTTTTAGACCGCCTTCTTCTCCACCAGAACCGCATCCAGTGGGTTGACCGCCAGGCTTTCCATGACCTGCGGCGCCTCACCACCCTGTACCTGTTTAATAACTCCCTGACTGAGCTATCTGGATCCAGCTTGACTCTGCTGCCGGCCCTGGAGTACCTTCGACTGAATGACAACCCCTGGGAATGCGATTGCAAGGCCCTGTCACTTTGGGATTGGCTGCGGAGGTTCAGAggctccacctcctccctcaTATGTGTTTCACCACCAGAGCTGGCACAAAAGGACCTGAAATCGCTGAAGAAAGAGGAGCTGCCCAGTTGCTTGTCAGGCGAGGGTCACGCACGTGGCACCCCAGGCAGAGAGATGGAGCATGGAGAGTCATTGAACCACCTGAATCGTCACAGAAATCATCACAACCACCATCAGCGGCCGTACTTGCCCCATGGGGACCAGTACAGCTTGCCTTCCCCCTCACCCCTGCCGCGGCCACCCAAGGGAGGCCGCAGAAACTGCACCCGCCGGGGCCGAAAGGCAAAAGGGGGGCTCAATGAGGTGCAGGTACTACGGGAGGGGGGTGAGAAAGACTATGCTCCAGATGGAAGTAAATATGACCTGTCTGGAACTGGGCGGAGGAAGAACAAGTGCATCCCAAGAACTTCTGTTGGCCCACCAATTGGGGTCCAGAGAGCCAATAATAAAGCAGGGTCACACTTTGCAgattatattttctgtttaccaccagctctgctgctgtcactcaTCTCTGTCATCCTACGCTGA